From the genome of Bacteroides sp. MSB163, one region includes:
- the rpsT gene encoding 30S ribosomal protein S20 — protein MANHKSSLKRIRQEETRRLHNRYYGKTMRNAVRKLRSTTDKAEAAAMYPGVTKILDKLAKTNVIHKNKANNLKSKLALYINKLG, from the coding sequence ATGGCAAATCACAAATCATCACTGAAAAGAATCAGACAAGAAGAGACTAGAAGACTTCACAACAGATATTATGGCAAAACCATGAGAAACGCTGTTAGAAAGCTTCGTTCTACAACCGACAAAGCAGAAGCTGCTGCAATGTATCCGGGCGTAACCAAGATATTGGATAAGTTGGCTAAGACCAATGTAATCCATAAGAACAAAGCTAACAACTTGAAGTCAAAGTTGGCTCTCTACATTAATAAGCTAGGATAA